The following proteins come from a genomic window of Nostoc sp. ATCC 53789:
- the xseB gene encoding exodeoxyribonuclease VII small subunit: MVKRKSASSSDSMEGWNYEAKVAEIEGIITRIEAGELELEAVFDQFASAVEYLRQCESFLQQRQQQVDLLIETLSEE; this comes from the coding sequence ATGGTTAAACGTAAAAGTGCTTCTAGTTCTGATTCGATGGAAGGTTGGAATTATGAGGCGAAGGTTGCTGAAATAGAGGGAATTATTACTCGCATTGAGGCGGGTGAGTTAGAATTGGAAGCGGTGTTTGACCAATTTGCCAGTGCTGTTGAGTATTTGCGTCAGTGTGAAAGTTTTTTGCAGCAGCGACAGCAGCAGGTGGATTTGTTAATTGAAACATTAAGCGAAGAATAG
- a CDS encoding type II toxin-antitoxin system RelE/ParE family toxin, which produces MAKLDGLATVLDFLNGLQPKIAAQIAKKVLALNVEPLPADSEQLSGYQGLHRVDSGEYRIIYRYFPDRDLIEVILVGKRNDDDVYKKLKRLLG; this is translated from the coding sequence ATGGCGAAGCTTGATGGTCTAGCAACTGTTCTTGATTTTCTGAACGGTTTACAGCCTAAAATAGCAGCACAGATTGCAAAAAAGGTTTTGGCTTTGAATGTTGAGCCTTTACCCGCTGATAGTGAGCAGCTATCTGGTTATCAGGGTTTACATCGAGTTGATAGTGGTGAATATCGAATTATTTACAGGTATTTTCCTGATCGCGATTTAATAGAAGTGATTTTAGTCGGTAAGCGCAATGATGATGATGTCTACAAAAAATTGAAGCGTTTACTCGGTTAA
- the recA gene encoding recombinase RecA has translation MAINTDTSGKQKALTMVLNQIERSFGKGAIMRLGDATRMRVETISSGALTLDLALGGGLPKGRVIEIYGPESSGKTTVALHALAEVQRNGGIAAFVDAEHALDPTYAAALGVDIDNLLISQPDTGESALEIVDQLVRSAAVDIVVIDSVAALVPRAEIEGDMGDIHVGLQARLMSQALRKITGNIGKSGCTVIFINQLRQKIGVTYGSPETTTGGNALKFYASVRLDIRRIQTLKKGTDEFGNRVKVKVAKNKVAPPFRIAEFDIIFGKGISTLGCIVDLAEETSIIVRKGAWYSYNGDNISQGRDNAIKYLEEKPEFAEEIKKLVREKLDKGAVVSANSVAKASEEDEEEEVDLEPEE, from the coding sequence ATGGCTATCAACACCGATACTTCCGGCAAGCAAAAAGCACTGACTATGGTGCTAAACCAGATTGAGCGCAGCTTTGGTAAAGGGGCAATCATGCGCCTGGGCGATGCTACCCGGATGCGGGTGGAAACAATTTCTAGTGGGGCGCTTACCCTAGATTTAGCATTGGGTGGTGGTTTACCCAAGGGGCGGGTAATAGAAATTTATGGGCCGGAAAGTTCCGGTAAGACTACAGTAGCGCTACATGCGCTCGCCGAAGTGCAAAGAAATGGCGGTATTGCTGCCTTTGTTGATGCTGAACACGCCCTTGATCCTACTTATGCTGCGGCATTGGGTGTAGATATTGACAATTTGCTGATTTCTCAACCTGACACTGGCGAATCAGCTTTAGAAATTGTCGATCAACTTGTACGCTCTGCTGCGGTTGATATTGTAGTCATAGACTCAGTAGCAGCACTGGTTCCCCGTGCTGAAATTGAAGGCGATATGGGTGATATTCACGTTGGTTTGCAAGCGCGGTTAATGAGCCAAGCCCTACGTAAAATTACGGGCAACATTGGTAAATCTGGTTGTACAGTAATTTTCATTAACCAGTTGCGGCAAAAAATCGGTGTTACCTACGGTAGCCCAGAAACCACGACTGGAGGTAATGCATTGAAATTTTACGCTTCGGTGCGCTTGGATATTCGTCGAATTCAAACCTTGAAGAAAGGTACAGATGAATTTGGTAATCGCGTTAAAGTCAAAGTCGCCAAGAATAAAGTAGCGCCGCCCTTCAGAATAGCGGAATTTGACATTATTTTTGGTAAAGGGATTTCTACCTTGGGTTGTATTGTAGACTTGGCAGAAGAAACTTCCATTATTGTCCGCAAGGGGGCTTGGTATAGTTACAACGGCGATAATATCTCCCAAGGACGAGACAACGCCATTAAGTATCTAGAAGAAAAGCCTGAATTTGCTGAAGAAATTAAGAAACTGGTGCGTGAAAAGTTAGATAAAGGCGCTGTTGTTTCTGCTAACTCTGTAGCTAAAGCCAGTGAAGAAGATGAAGAGGAAGAAGTTGATTTAGAGCCAGAAGAATAA
- a CDS encoding FHA domain-containing protein, translating into MADFAQTEIERRLTLYQVFLKLYEHHSSLLDEILQLENLSQPSLKKMKVRYVHGVVDTSTVYLMTNLCDNQTQSLRQPQQIWTIGRNQNSGICIADNYMSRRHAAIQYIDDQGFYFIDFNSTNGSFVNGDRALEPIKLEDGDRIRLGNMTFDFFVNYTCRVLPTVAMELLMQLVHRKNDNQVEILSFRRDKQKYIPEKVDDNLEIFRNSRLLENLEHYYDNFSSEQKSEILDRFFSRQIP; encoded by the coding sequence ATGGCTGACTTTGCACAAACAGAAATAGAACGGCGATTAACTTTATATCAAGTATTCCTTAAATTGTATGAACACCACAGCAGCCTTTTAGATGAAATTCTTCAGCTAGAAAACCTATCTCAACCGTCGTTGAAAAAGATGAAGGTACGTTACGTACATGGTGTAGTGGATACGTCTACTGTTTATTTGATGACTAACTTATGTGACAATCAGACCCAAAGTTTACGACAGCCACAGCAGATATGGACAATAGGTCGTAATCAGAACAGTGGTATTTGCATTGCTGATAACTATATGTCTCGTCGCCACGCGGCTATTCAATATATTGACGATCAAGGCTTCTACTTCATAGACTTCAACAGTACCAATGGCTCATTTGTGAATGGCGATCGCGCTTTAGAGCCGATCAAGCTCGAAGATGGCGATCGCATACGTCTAGGCAATATGACTTTTGATTTTTTTGTGAATTATACGTGCCGTGTTTTGCCAACTGTAGCAATGGAGTTATTGATGCAGCTTGTGCATCGTAAAAATGACAATCAAGTAGAAATACTTTCTTTTCGCCGTGATAAACAAAAATATATACCTGAGAAAGTAGATGATAATTTGGAAATTTTCAGAAATTCACGACTACTTGAGAACCTTGAACATTATTATGACAACTTCAGTTCAGAACAGAAATCAGAAATTTTAGACCGCTTTTTTAGCAGACAAATACCATAA
- a CDS encoding ATP-binding protein: MTDETIDLTNCDREPIHIPNLIQPHGVLLVLQAPTLEIIQVSSNSQEVVARQPEELLGKPLSYLFNVKQIKLIQQCLAEDFESINPLNLSIKRLNKSIYFDGIVHRLDNIIILELEPKQAKGQISFFNFYQQVRGTITRIQKAPTLLKMCQIVVTEVRRITGFERVMVYKFDQEGAGSVIAEDTNQETPYLDLHYPPSDIPKQARQLYTLNWLRLIPDASYQPVALIPANNPLTNQPLDLSLSVLRSVSPIHLEYLQNMGVTASMSISLMHEKKLWGLIACHHSSPKYISYNIRTVCEFIGQVMSVELANKEASEDIDYKSQLKSLQTQFVEELSQAEYYLDGMVQLKSQLLNLVTATGAAICSGDQCIRVGKTPSEEEVHALLDWIKLHLYHNLFETRSLTKNYPAAESYQAIASGVLALEISRVHHNYILWFRPEVIQSVSWGGNPNKPVEVFSDGSLRMSPRKSFALWQETVKGCALPWKPCEVEAVTELRSLVVGVVLRQADKLASMNFELQRSNEELDSFAYVASHDLKEPLRGIHNYANFLMEDYADVLDDNGIAKLQTLVRLTQRMEDLINSLLHFSRLGRAELIRQPVNLNDVVQQVIGTLTMARPQSEVEFRIPQPLRSVQCDRAQINELFSNLISNAIKYNDKPQKWVEIGCVEGNGESKISPTSLTFYVRDNGIGILEEHLDKIFQIFRRLHGRDDFGGGTGVGLTIARKIVERHGGRIWVESIPTLGSTFYFTLSAEANR; encoded by the coding sequence ATAACTGATGAAACGATTGATTTAACGAACTGCGATCGCGAACCGATCCACATTCCAAATCTGATCCAGCCTCACGGAGTTTTACTGGTTTTGCAAGCTCCCACCCTGGAAATCATTCAGGTAAGTAGCAATAGCCAGGAAGTTGTTGCCCGTCAACCAGAAGAATTGCTGGGCAAGCCTCTGTCCTACTTATTCAATGTCAAGCAGATTAAGCTGATTCAACAATGTCTGGCGGAAGATTTCGAGAGCATCAATCCCCTCAATTTGTCTATCAAGCGCCTAAACAAATCAATCTATTTTGATGGTATTGTACATCGTTTAGATAATATCATTATTCTGGAATTGGAGCCGAAACAAGCGAAGGGACAAATAAGCTTTTTTAACTTTTATCAACAGGTAAGAGGAACAATAACCCGCATTCAAAAAGCACCCACACTACTGAAAATGTGCCAGATTGTGGTGACAGAAGTCCGGCGAATTACTGGCTTTGAACGCGTCATGGTCTATAAATTTGATCAAGAAGGGGCAGGTAGCGTCATCGCTGAAGACACCAATCAGGAAACGCCCTATCTGGACTTGCACTATCCACCCTCTGACATTCCCAAGCAAGCCCGACAGCTATACACTCTTAACTGGCTGCGGCTGATTCCAGATGCCAGTTACCAGCCTGTCGCCTTAATTCCAGCGAACAATCCTTTGACAAATCAACCACTCGATCTGAGTCTATCGGTGTTGCGGAGTGTTTCTCCGATTCATCTAGAGTATCTGCAAAATATGGGCGTTACTGCCTCTATGTCTATTTCTCTGATGCACGAAAAAAAGCTTTGGGGATTGATTGCCTGTCATCATTCTTCGCCCAAATATATTTCTTACAATATTCGCACTGTGTGCGAGTTCATTGGACAGGTGATGTCTGTGGAACTGGCAAACAAAGAAGCGAGTGAAGACATTGATTACAAAAGCCAATTGAAATCATTGCAAACTCAATTTGTTGAAGAGTTATCTCAGGCTGAGTATTACCTGGATGGTATGGTGCAACTAAAATCTCAATTACTTAATCTGGTTACTGCCACGGGAGCAGCGATATGCAGTGGCGACCAGTGTATTCGAGTGGGTAAAACGCCCTCTGAGGAAGAGGTTCATGCCTTACTTGATTGGATTAAACTGCATCTTTATCATAACTTGTTTGAGACGCGATCGCTCACGAAAAATTATCCTGCCGCCGAGTCATATCAAGCGATCGCCAGTGGAGTGTTAGCCCTAGAAATTTCTAGAGTTCATCACAATTACATTCTCTGGTTTCGTCCAGAAGTAATTCAAAGCGTGAGTTGGGGCGGCAACCCCAACAAACCTGTAGAAGTTTTCTCAGATGGCAGTTTACGAATGTCTCCTCGCAAATCTTTTGCATTGTGGCAAGAAACGGTGAAAGGATGTGCCCTACCTTGGAAACCTTGCGAAGTTGAAGCGGTTACTGAACTGCGAAGCCTGGTTGTGGGTGTTGTGTTGCGCCAAGCAGACAAACTAGCATCGATGAATTTTGAATTACAACGGAGTAACGAAGAACTCGATTCCTTTGCCTATGTTGCCTCTCATGACCTGAAAGAACCTCTGCGGGGCATTCACAATTATGCCAACTTTTTAATGGAAGACTATGCAGACGTATTGGATGACAATGGAATTGCCAAACTCCAAACTCTGGTGCGTCTGACGCAGCGAATGGAAGACTTGATCAACTCACTCCTCCATTTCTCCCGCTTGGGACGCGCCGAACTGATTCGGCAACCAGTGAATCTGAATGACGTAGTGCAACAGGTAATCGGCACTTTGACCATGGCCCGACCCCAAAGCGAAGTCGAGTTTCGCATTCCTCAACCTCTAAGAAGCGTTCAATGCGATCGCGCTCAGATTAATGAACTCTTCAGCAACCTAATCAGCAACGCCATTAAGTACAATGATAAACCCCAAAAGTGGGTTGAAATTGGTTGCGTTGAAGGAAATGGCGAAAGCAAAATTTCTCCCACTTCTCTGACTTTCTACGTTCGTGATAACGGCATTGGCATTTTAGAAGAACATCTTGACAAAATCTTTCAAATCTTCCGCCGCTTACATGGGCGGGACGACTTTGGAGGTGGGACTGGCGTAGGGTTAACCATTGCCCGCAAAATTGTAGAACGGCACGGTGGTAGAATTTGGGTGGAATCTATCCCAACTCTTGGCAGCACATTTTACTTTACCCTGTCGGCGGAGGCAAATAGATGA
- a CDS encoding type II toxin-antitoxin system Phd/YefM family antitoxin, with amino-acid sequence MSKIVKMSMQTYTLTDARNKHGEVFDKAATEPVLLTKQSRPSHVIISAESYQKLMNRLEELEDMVFGQAAEVALSQSKMIGTEAFTSALEHLANGEA; translated from the coding sequence ATGTCTAAAATAGTCAAAATGTCTATGCAGACCTATACTCTCACAGATGCTCGTAACAAACACGGTGAGGTTTTTGATAAGGCTGCTACAGAGCCAGTTCTACTCACTAAACAATCACGGCCTAGCCATGTGATTATTTCAGCCGAGAGCTACCAAAAATTAATGAATCGGCTGGAAGAATTAGAGGATATGGTTTTTGGTCAAGCTGCTGAAGTTGCTCTGAGTCAGTCTAAAATGATTGGTACAGAGGCTTTTACATCTGCATTAGAGCATTTAGCTAATGGCGAAGCTTGA
- the xseA gene encoding exodeoxyribonuclease VII large subunit, giving the protein MTFDLPDSLILDTALSVSGLTDYIRLLLEQDEQLRQVWVTGEVSSANHHRSGLFFTLQDPDRTAGIKCVVWNSQLTKLAQMPVAGEQIIILGSIRLYPQRGEYQLSVWQTLPAGVGLQALRYQQLKNRLLAEGLFDAQRKRSLPIHPQTIAVVTSPAAAAWGDIQKTLKQRYPGLHVLFSPATVQGEQAPESIVKAIERVEKDGRAEVLILSRGGGAVEELACFNDERVVRSLASCSIPIITGIGHQRDESLADLVADVCVHTPTAAAERVVPALSELYTEHRQRVVALYEAVHDSGENAENKLQGLRNRLRRLRLDRQVQQEVEKLTWKRQHLVQITTGRSQQAAQYLELLRQKLASLDPKAVLQRGYAVVRREDGAIARSAAELAVGEDLLIQLGQGGVRVKVVEVNEP; this is encoded by the coding sequence ATGACTTTCGACCTTCCCGACTCTCTGATTCTTGATACAGCGCTTTCAGTTTCTGGATTAACTGACTATATTCGCTTGTTGTTAGAGCAAGATGAACAATTGCGGCAAGTTTGGGTAACTGGCGAAGTTTCTAGTGCTAACCACCATCGCAGCGGTTTATTTTTTACACTGCAAGATCCCGATCGCACCGCCGGAATTAAATGTGTGGTATGGAATAGCCAATTGACAAAACTTGCCCAAATGCCAGTTGCTGGTGAGCAAATAATTATTTTGGGTAGTATTCGCCTATATCCACAACGGGGAGAGTATCAGTTATCAGTTTGGCAGACTTTACCTGCTGGTGTTGGTTTACAGGCGTTGCGCTATCAACAACTAAAAAATCGCTTGCTGGCTGAGGGATTGTTCGACGCGCAAAGAAAGCGATCGCTACCCATCCACCCTCAAACGATCGCTGTTGTCACTTCCCCAGCGGCTGCTGCTTGGGGTGATATTCAAAAAACCCTCAAGCAAAGGTATCCAGGTTTACACGTTTTATTTTCTCCGGCGACAGTACAAGGTGAGCAAGCACCTGAATCTATCGTTAAAGCAATTGAGCGAGTGGAAAAAGATGGACGCGCCGAAGTGCTAATTTTATCGCGGGGTGGCGGCGCGGTGGAAGAGTTGGCTTGTTTTAATGACGAACGAGTGGTGCGATCGCTTGCTAGTTGTTCTATTCCGATAATTACTGGTATCGGACATCAAAGAGATGAATCTTTGGCGGATTTAGTTGCAGATGTCTGTGTGCATACACCGACGGCGGCAGCAGAAAGAGTTGTACCGGCACTTTCAGAGTTGTATACTGAGCATCGGCAGCGAGTTGTGGCTTTATATGAGGCGGTGCATGACTCTGGGGAAAATGCTGAGAATAAACTGCAAGGATTACGGAATCGTTTGCGACGTTTGCGGTTAGATCGGCAAGTGCAGCAGGAGGTGGAAAAGCTAACTTGGAAGCGTCAGCATTTGGTGCAAATTACGACGGGGCGATCGCAGCAAGCGGCGCAGTATTTAGAATTATTGCGGCAAAAGTTGGCTAGTCTTGACCCGAAAGCTGTGTTACAGCGTGGTTATGCGGTGGTGAGAAGGGAAGATGGCGCGATCGCTCGTTCGGCGGCGGAGTTGGCTGTGGGAGAAGATTTGTTGATTCAGTTGGGGCAGGGTGGGGTTAGAGTGAAGGTTGTAGAAGTAAACGAACCGTAG